In Kitasatospora sp. NA04385, a single genomic region encodes these proteins:
- a CDS encoding helix-turn-helix domain-containing protein, protein MHVVHLRPGHPALASQVERLWRGSAPAGPLPPLFPGTGAELWFHRGAVPRLRAADGSAVALPAAHLVCLRAAAWQLEATGPLEVLVVRLRAGALAGLLGPRVDRLCDTVVDLGRLWGLPGPHLTRAAAEPALLEGLLAELSAPVEERLRAAETAVRLLRGAPAGPGIELLAARLGTSARTLQRTVPAVAGVGPHRLRSLARFQRFARSVRFGTEGPGHLARALAAGYYDQSHAIREVRRLTGRRPGALAEPGVSFFSYPPLD, encoded by the coding sequence GTGCACGTCGTCCACCTCCGCCCCGGCCACCCGGCGCTGGCTTCGCAGGTGGAGCGCCTGTGGCGGGGCAGCGCACCGGCCGGGCCGCTGCCGCCGCTGTTCCCGGGGACGGGCGCCGAGCTGTGGTTCCACCGCGGGGCGGTGCCGCGGCTGCGGGCGGCGGACGGGTCGGCGGTGGCGCTGCCGGCCGCCCACCTGGTCTGCCTGCGCGCCGCCGCCTGGCAGTTGGAGGCCACGGGGCCGCTGGAGGTGCTGGTGGTCCGGTTGCGGGCCGGAGCGCTGGCCGGGCTGCTCGGGCCGCGGGTGGACCGGCTGTGTGACACGGTCGTCGACCTGGGCCGGCTGTGGGGCCTGCCGGGCCCGCACCTGACCCGGGCGGCTGCCGAACCGGCGCTGCTGGAGGGGCTGTTGGCCGAGCTGTCGGCCCCGGTCGAGGAGCGGCTGCGCGCCGCCGAGACCGCCGTCCGGCTGCTGCGCGGCGCGCCGGCCGGGCCCGGGATCGAGCTGCTGGCGGCGCGGCTGGGCACCAGTGCGCGCACCCTGCAGCGCACCGTCCCGGCGGTCGCGGGCGTGGGGCCGCACCGGCTGCGGTCGCTGGCCCGCTTCCAGCGCTTCGCCAGGTCGGTCCGGTTCGGCACGGAGGGGCCGGGCCACCTGGCGCGGGCGCTCGCCGCCGGGTACTACGACCAGAGCCACGCGATCCGGGAGGTCCGCCGGCTGACCGGCCGCCGTCCGGGCGCGCTGGCCGAGCCGGGCGTGTCGTTTTTCTCCTATCCGCCGCTGGACTGA
- a CDS encoding discoidin domain-containing protein → MQNPPTRVRRTVASLTTLALGATGLLAVAFVNAGSAHAAAVPALSPLAVPNRGASVPFIEQEAEYAATNGTVVGPDRLYGHLPSEASGRQAVTLNATGQYVEFTLTAPANSIDFRYSLPDTSDGKGRDASMDLLVNGQKLKSVDVTSKYSWYYGGYPFNNNPGDTNPHHFFDETRTLLGTTYPIGTKIRLQVSSTAQSPSFTIDLADFENVAAPIAKPANAIDVVADFGADPTGATDSTAKFQAAVNAGAAQGRTVYIPQGNFTLYDHVVVDKVTLAGAGPWYSVLGGRDPINRNRAAGIYGKYVSGGGYGGAVRPQEAGGPSQNVTLKDFAIIGDVRERVDDDQVNALGGAMSNSTVDNLWIQHTKVGAWMDGPMDHFTIKNSRILDQTADGVNFHTGVTNSTVTNTFLRNTGDDGLASWPERQANVNDSFTHNTVVLPILANNIVTYGGKDFTISDNVMADTITNGGGLHIANRYPGVTSGNGTAVAGTITAARNTMIRAGNSDYNWQFGVGALWFDGLNEPIAGATINITDTDILDSSYEAIQTIDGSSSGINLTNVNIDGAGTYAIQAQANAQMKFTNVKAKNIAQAATPIHNCVGTGFQITDGGGNSGLSGTTCTGQWPAPVWTYNGVPVGGGNGGTSSPSPSPSTSTPASPSPSPSTSTGPTCPSGTGNIAQGRPATASGTNAGLGAGNAVDGDANSYWESANGAFPQWIQVDLGCSTSLTKAVLKLPPATAWASRTQTITVQGSTDGTNFTTLVGSAGYTFDPATGNTVTVNLPATPTRYLRLTVTGNTGWPAAQLSEFQVFGGGNGTSSPSPSSSPSSSSSPSPSASATATCPAGSGNLAQGRPATASGTSQNYGPGNAVDGDANSYWESANNAFPQWIQVDLGCSRALSKAVLKLPPATAWASRTQTITVQGSTDGTNFTTLVGSAGYTFDPATGNTVTVNLPATPTRYLRLTVTGNTGWPAGQLSEFQVFGA, encoded by the coding sequence ATGCAGAATCCCCCCACCCGCGTCAGGCGGACCGTCGCGTCACTGACCACCCTGGCGCTGGGCGCCACCGGCCTGTTGGCGGTGGCCTTCGTCAACGCCGGTTCGGCGCACGCCGCCGCGGTCCCCGCGCTGTCCCCCCTGGCAGTGCCGAACCGCGGCGCGAGCGTCCCGTTCATCGAGCAGGAGGCCGAGTACGCGGCCACCAACGGCACGGTGGTCGGCCCCGACCGGCTCTACGGCCACCTGCCCTCGGAGGCCTCCGGCCGACAGGCCGTGACGCTGAACGCGACCGGCCAGTACGTGGAGTTCACGCTCACCGCGCCCGCCAACTCGATCGACTTCCGCTACAGCCTGCCGGACACCTCGGACGGCAAGGGCCGGGACGCCTCGATGGACCTGCTGGTCAACGGGCAGAAGCTGAAGAGCGTCGACGTGACCTCCAAGTACAGCTGGTACTACGGCGGTTACCCGTTCAACAACAACCCGGGCGACACCAACCCGCACCACTTCTTCGACGAGACCCGCACCCTGCTGGGCACCACCTACCCGATCGGCACGAAGATCCGGCTGCAGGTGTCCTCCACCGCGCAGTCGCCGAGCTTCACCATCGACCTGGCCGACTTCGAGAACGTCGCCGCGCCGATCGCCAAGCCCGCGAACGCGATCGACGTGGTCGCGGACTTCGGCGCCGACCCCACCGGCGCCACCGACTCCACCGCCAAGTTCCAGGCGGCGGTCAACGCCGGTGCGGCGCAGGGCCGGACGGTCTACATCCCGCAGGGCAACTTCACGCTGTACGACCACGTGGTGGTCGACAAGGTGACGCTGGCCGGTGCGGGCCCCTGGTACAGCGTGCTGGGCGGGCGCGACCCGATCAACCGCAACCGGGCGGCCGGCATCTACGGCAAGTACGTCTCGGGCGGCGGCTACGGCGGCGCCGTCCGGCCGCAGGAGGCCGGCGGCCCGAGCCAGAACGTCACGCTGAAGGACTTCGCGATCATCGGCGACGTGCGCGAGCGCGTCGACGACGACCAGGTCAACGCGCTGGGCGGCGCGATGTCCAACTCCACCGTGGACAACCTGTGGATCCAGCACACCAAGGTCGGCGCCTGGATGGACGGTCCGATGGACCACTTCACCATCAAGAACAGCCGGATCCTCGACCAGACCGCGGACGGCGTCAACTTCCACACCGGCGTCACCAACTCGACGGTCACCAACACCTTCCTGCGCAACACCGGTGACGACGGCCTGGCCTCCTGGCCGGAGCGGCAGGCGAACGTCAACGACAGCTTCACCCACAACACGGTGGTCCTGCCGATCCTCGCCAACAACATCGTCACGTACGGCGGCAAGGACTTCACCATCTCGGACAACGTGATGGCCGACACCATCACCAACGGCGGCGGCCTGCACATCGCCAACCGCTACCCGGGCGTCACCTCCGGCAACGGCACCGCCGTCGCGGGCACCATCACCGCGGCCCGCAACACCATGATCCGGGCCGGAAACAGCGACTACAACTGGCAGTTCGGCGTCGGCGCGCTCTGGTTCGACGGCCTGAACGAGCCGATCGCCGGCGCGACCATCAACATCACCGACACCGACATCCTGGACAGCTCCTACGAGGCGATCCAGACCATCGACGGCAGCTCCAGCGGCATCAACCTGACCAACGTGAACATCGACGGCGCGGGCACCTACGCCATCCAGGCGCAGGCCAACGCCCAGATGAAGTTCACCAACGTCAAGGCCAAGAACATCGCGCAGGCCGCCACCCCGATCCACAACTGCGTGGGCACCGGCTTCCAGATCACCGACGGCGGCGGCAACTCCGGCCTGAGCGGCACCACCTGCACCGGCCAGTGGCCCGCGCCGGTCTGGACGTACAACGGCGTCCCGGTCGGCGGCGGCAACGGCGGCACCTCCTCGCCGTCCCCGTCCCCGTCCACCTCGACCCCGGCCTCGCCGTCCCCGTCCCCGTCGACCTCCACCGGCCCGACCTGCCCGAGCGGCACCGGCAACATCGCGCAGGGCCGTCCGGCCACCGCCTCCGGCACCAACGCCGGCCTGGGCGCGGGCAACGCGGTCGACGGCGACGCCAACAGCTACTGGGAGAGCGCCAACGGCGCCTTCCCGCAGTGGATCCAGGTCGACCTGGGCTGCTCGACCAGCCTGACCAAGGCCGTCCTGAAGCTGCCCCCGGCCACCGCCTGGGCCTCCCGCACCCAGACCATCACCGTCCAGGGCTCCACCGACGGCACCAACTTCACCACCCTGGTGGGCTCGGCCGGCTACACCTTCGACCCGGCCACCGGCAACACCGTGACCGTCAACCTCCCCGCCACGCCGACCCGTTACCTGCGACTGACCGTCACCGGCAACACCGGCTGGCCCGCCGCGCAGCTCTCCGAGTTCCAGGTGTTCGGCGGCGGCAACGGCACCTCCTCGCCGTCCCCGTCCTCGTCCCCGTCCTCGTCCTCCTCGCCGTCCCCGTCGGCCTCGGCCACCGCCACCTGCCCTGCGGGCAGCGGCAACCTGGCGCAGGGCCGTCCGGCCACCGCGTCCGGCACCAGCCAGAACTACGGTCCCGGCAACGCGGTCGACGGTGACGCCAACAGCTACTGGGAGAGCGCCAACAACGCCTTCCCGCAGTGGATCCAGGTCGACCTGGGCTGCTCGCGCGCCCTGTCCAAGGCCGTCCTGAAGCTGCCCCCGGCCACCGCCTGGGCCTCCCGCACCCAGACCATCACCGTCCAGGGCTCCACCGACGGCACCAACTTCACCACCCTGGTGGGTTCCGCCGGCTACACCTTCGACCCGGCCACCGGCAACACCGTGACCGTCAACCTCCCCGCCACGCCGACCCGTTACCTGCGACTGACCGTCACCGGCAACACCGGCTGGCCCGCCGGACAGCTCTCCGAGTTCCAGGTGTTCGGCGCCTGA
- a CDS encoding putative quinol monooxygenase, whose amino-acid sequence MSVLVLAVLRARPERADALESALLALVGPTRAEPGCLAYTVARAGERFLVAERYADAAARDAHFAAPYVTALLGRFPQLLSGEPLVESADVLDRPGG is encoded by the coding sequence GTGTCCGTTCTCGTCCTCGCCGTCCTCCGGGCCCGCCCCGAGCGGGCCGACGCCCTGGAGTCGGCGCTGCTCGCGCTGGTCGGGCCGACCCGGGCCGAGCCCGGCTGCCTGGCCTACACCGTCGCCCGCGCCGGGGAGCGCTTCCTGGTGGCCGAGCGGTACGCCGACGCCGCCGCCCGCGACGCGCACTTCGCGGCCCCGTACGTCACCGCGCTGCTCGGCCGGTTCCCCCAACTCCTGTCCGGTGAGCCGCTGGTGGAGAGCGCCGACGTCCTCGACCGCCCCGGCGGCTGA
- a CDS encoding Rrf2 family transcriptional regulator has protein sequence MRTSEGVEWGLHCCLTLVWVGGADPVPSARLAAMFELSPTYLNKVLQRLTRAGLLTSAPGPRGGVRLAREPERITVMDVVAAVEGPDPLFTCAEIRQRGAGAEGAAAREFARPCGVSTVMRRAELAWRRELSAQTVADLAAGTPAASVARVRANYGRLAGSSA, from the coding sequence ATGCGGACGAGCGAAGGCGTGGAGTGGGGGCTGCACTGCTGCCTCACCCTGGTCTGGGTGGGCGGCGCGGACCCGGTGCCCTCGGCCCGGCTGGCGGCGATGTTCGAGCTGTCGCCGACCTACCTGAACAAGGTGCTGCAACGGCTCACCCGGGCCGGGCTGTTGACGTCCGCGCCGGGGCCGCGCGGCGGGGTGCGGCTGGCCCGGGAGCCGGAGCGGATCACCGTGATGGACGTGGTGGCGGCCGTCGAGGGCCCGGACCCGCTGTTCACCTGCGCCGAGATCCGGCAGCGGGGGGCGGGGGCGGAGGGGGCGGCGGCCCGCGAGTTCGCCCGCCCGTGCGGGGTCTCCACCGTGATGCGCCGGGCCGAGCTGGCCTGGCGGCGCGAGCTGTCCGCGCAGACCGTGGCCGACCTGGCCGCGGGCACCCCGGCCGCGTCGGTGGCCCGGGTCCGCGCCAACTACGGCCGACTGGCCGGAAGTTCCGCCTGA
- a CDS encoding carboxymuconolactone decarboxylase family protein gives MTATAAATTTFTAAADAATTRQERLDHGLEVLGRIDGDAGEAVLSSLSDVSPELAHQIAAWGFGEIYARPELAPRDRQLVTLGMLTALGGCEPQLRVHVNAALNVGLSPQEIVEALLHSAVYCGFPRALNATFAAKQVFAERGLLPVTPATPATATGPAAATALPATATATAA, from the coding sequence ATGACCGCCACCGCCGCCGCCACCACCACCTTCACCGCCGCCGCCGATGCCGCCACCACCCGGCAGGAGCGGCTGGACCACGGCCTGGAGGTGCTCGGCCGGATCGACGGCGACGCCGGTGAGGCGGTGCTGTCCTCGCTCTCCGACGTCTCGCCCGAGCTCGCCCACCAGATCGCCGCCTGGGGCTTCGGCGAGATCTACGCCCGCCCGGAGCTGGCGCCCCGCGACCGCCAGCTGGTCACCCTGGGCATGCTCACCGCGCTGGGCGGCTGCGAGCCCCAGCTCCGGGTCCACGTCAACGCCGCGCTGAACGTCGGCCTGTCCCCGCAGGAGATCGTCGAGGCCCTGCTGCACAGCGCCGTCTACTGCGGTTTCCCCCGCGCGCTGAACGCGACCTTCGCCGCCAAGCAGGTCTTCGCCGAGCGCGGCCTGCTGCCCGTCACCCCGGCGACCCCGGCCACCGCGACGGGCCCGGCCGCAGCCACCGCCCTGCCCGCCACCGCCACCGCCACCGCGGCCTGA
- a CDS encoding (2Fe-2S) ferredoxin domain-containing protein, with translation MSRRARTKATDVPAQGGAARCTVSVCRGCCCGTPKVPRVDHAAQLAELRGALAEVATVRPVACLDACEHANVVVVQPSAEGRRAGGRPVWLGLVNDRDASADITAWVEAGGPGLAELPAILDLYVFSPSRRVREHLED, from the coding sequence ATGAGCCGTCGCGCCCGCACGAAGGCCACCGACGTCCCCGCGCAGGGCGGGGCCGCCCGGTGCACCGTCTCGGTCTGCCGGGGGTGCTGCTGCGGCACGCCGAAGGTGCCGCGGGTCGACCACGCCGCGCAGCTCGCCGAGTTGCGCGGTGCCCTCGCCGAGGTGGCCACCGTGCGCCCGGTGGCCTGCCTGGACGCCTGCGAGCACGCCAACGTGGTCGTGGTGCAGCCCTCGGCGGAGGGGCGGCGGGCGGGCGGCCGACCGGTCTGGCTCGGGCTGGTGAACGACCGGGACGCGTCGGCCGACATCACCGCCTGGGTCGAGGCGGGCGGCCCGGGCCTGGCCGAACTGCCCGCCATCCTGGACCTGTACGTGTTCTCCCCGTCCCGGCGGGTGCGGGAGCACCTGGAGGACTGA
- a CDS encoding DUF5937 family protein: protein MLRYEVAAEDLALSRFGISPAFELATLLGLLERGGERALPPGWRERLGPEFARLRADPAVRAALALHNPRFGADFIAIPPRGMEQTWADDLAAILAAPPEAARAEIRACLAARPETDREARAVLDAPDAVPLVARALDRAWHGLLARDWPQLRALCERDVVHRAGELGRRGWAAALAGLHENVRWRDGGIDIPPFDETTTYSLRGGGLLLVPSVFVWPGFAAHHEEPWPCTLIYPARGISALWEPGTAVPPEALAALLGRSRARILVALDSPASTTQLARTLGQAPGAVADHLAVLRAAGLLSRARAGRSVLYRRTPMGDALIGSAG from the coding sequence GTGTTGAGGTACGAGGTCGCGGCCGAGGATCTGGCGCTCAGCCGGTTCGGAATCTCGCCGGCGTTCGAACTCGCCACTCTGCTGGGGCTGTTGGAGCGGGGCGGGGAGCGGGCGCTGCCGCCGGGGTGGCGGGAGCGGCTGGGGCCGGAGTTCGCGCGGCTGCGGGCGGACCCGGCGGTGCGGGCGGCGCTGGCGCTGCACAATCCGCGCTTCGGGGCGGACTTCATCGCCATCCCGCCGCGCGGCATGGAGCAGACCTGGGCGGACGACCTGGCCGCGATCCTGGCCGCGCCGCCGGAGGCGGCCCGGGCCGAGATCCGGGCCTGCCTGGCGGCCCGGCCGGAGACCGACCGGGAGGCCCGGGCGGTGCTGGACGCGCCGGACGCCGTCCCGCTGGTCGCCCGGGCGCTGGACCGGGCGTGGCACGGGCTGCTGGCCCGGGACTGGCCGCAGCTGCGGGCCCTGTGCGAGCGCGACGTGGTGCACCGGGCGGGCGAGTTGGGGCGGCGCGGGTGGGCGGCGGCGCTGGCCGGGCTGCACGAGAACGTCCGCTGGCGGGACGGCGGCATCGACATCCCGCCGTTCGACGAGACGACCACCTACTCGTTGCGCGGCGGGGGGCTGCTGCTGGTGCCCTCGGTGTTCGTCTGGCCGGGTTTCGCCGCGCACCACGAGGAGCCCTGGCCCTGCACGCTGATCTACCCGGCCCGGGGCATCTCCGCGCTGTGGGAGCCGGGGACCGCCGTGCCGCCGGAGGCGCTGGCCGCGCTGCTCGGCCGGTCCCGGGCCCGGATCCTGGTGGCCCTGGACAGCCCCGCCAGCACCACCCAGCTGGCCCGCACCCTGGGCCAGGCCCCGGGCGCGGTGGCCGACCACCTCGCGGTCCTGCGCGCCGCCGGGCTGCTCTCCCGGGCCCGGGCGGGCCGCTCGGTGCTCTACCGGCGCACCCCGATGGGCGACGCGCTGATCGGTTCGGCGGGCTGA
- a CDS encoding MFS transporter, which produces MIGGLTAATALGVPLGRVAAVGLGWRAALGAVAALTLLCAVAVRLALPALPGTEPVPLRTRLAALRRPGVLTVLPLTVLGMTACYVPYSYSVPVLDAVGVSGRAAVVAALLLYGAGAVAGNLLAGRFADRRGPVRVLTAGYAAMAAAFALLAGLAAGHVRAGAAAVGVLVFLWGASSWCQTPPQQLRLLSAAPEQGPLLVSLNASGIYLGIGAGSVLGGVVLPLGAAPVFALAAVLALAAGLLLRVTARGRGATST; this is translated from the coding sequence GTGATCGGCGGGCTGACGGCGGCCACCGCGCTCGGCGTGCCGCTGGGCCGGGTGGCGGCCGTCGGGCTGGGCTGGCGGGCCGCGCTGGGGGCGGTCGCCGCGCTGACCCTGCTGTGCGCGGTCGCGGTGCGCCTGGCCCTGCCCGCGCTGCCGGGCACCGAGCCGGTCCCGCTGCGCACCCGGCTGGCGGCGCTGCGCCGCCCGGGGGTGCTCACGGTGCTGCCGCTGACGGTGCTCGGGATGACCGCCTGCTACGTCCCGTACTCGTACAGCGTGCCGGTGCTGGACGCCGTCGGGGTCTCCGGGCGGGCGGCGGTGGTGGCGGCGCTGCTGCTGTACGGGGCGGGCGCGGTGGCGGGGAACCTGCTGGCCGGGCGGTTCGCCGACCGGCGGGGGCCGGTGCGGGTACTGACCGCCGGGTACGCGGCGATGGCGGCGGCGTTCGCGCTGCTGGCCGGCCTGGCGGCCGGGCACGTCCGGGCGGGGGCGGCCGCGGTCGGGGTGCTGGTGTTCCTGTGGGGGGCGAGCAGCTGGTGCCAGACGCCGCCGCAGCAGCTGCGCCTGCTGTCGGCCGCCCCCGAGCAGGGGCCGCTGCTGGTGTCGCTGAACGCGTCCGGCATCTACCTGGGCATCGGTGCGGGCAGCGTGCTGGGCGGGGTGGTGCTACCGCTGGGCGCGGCGCCGGTGTTCGCGCTGGCGGCGGTGCTGGCGCTGGCCGCCGGGCTGCTGCTGCGGGTGACCGCGCGCGGCCGCGGCGCTACATCCACATGA
- the bioB gene encoding biotin synthase BioB, with product MDLLDILTDKGLRRELPTREEALAVLATTDDQLLDVVAAAGRVRRQWFGRRVKLNYLVNLKSGLCPEDCSYCSQRLGSKAEILKYTWLKPDQAAEAAAAGVAGGAKRVCLVASGRGPTDRDVDRVADTIAAIKDADGSVEVCACLGLLSDNQAERLKAAGADAYNHNLNTSEATYGDITTTHTYADRVDTVNKAHGAGLSACSGLIAGMGESDEDLVDVVFALRELDPDSVPVNFLIPFEGTPLAEEWNLTPQRCLRVLAMVRFVCPDIEVRIAGGREVHLRSMQPLGLHIANSIFLGDYLTSEGQAGQADLDMIKDAGFEVEGAEQTTLPRHRARAAAGCGGHREEDACGTGGGCGPCGGHGAAPDATAAPETVAAPTAGDTGDEARTDLVRVRRRGAGTELAPNA from the coding sequence ATGGACCTCCTCGACATCCTGACCGACAAGGGCCTTCGCCGGGAACTGCCCACCCGGGAGGAGGCGCTGGCCGTGCTGGCCACCACCGACGACCAGTTGCTGGACGTGGTCGCGGCCGCGGGCCGGGTGCGCCGGCAGTGGTTCGGCCGCCGGGTGAAGCTGAACTACCTGGTGAACCTGAAGAGCGGGCTGTGCCCGGAGGACTGCTCGTACTGTTCGCAGCGCCTCGGCTCGAAGGCGGAGATCCTCAAGTACACCTGGCTGAAGCCGGACCAGGCCGCCGAGGCGGCGGCCGCGGGCGTGGCGGGCGGGGCGAAGCGGGTCTGCCTGGTGGCCAGCGGGCGCGGCCCGACGGACCGGGACGTCGACCGGGTCGCGGACACCATCGCGGCGATCAAGGACGCGGACGGGAGCGTCGAGGTGTGCGCCTGCCTCGGCCTGCTCTCGGACAACCAGGCCGAGCGGCTGAAGGCGGCCGGCGCGGACGCGTACAACCACAACCTGAACACCTCCGAGGCCACCTACGGCGACATCACCACCACCCACACCTACGCGGACCGGGTGGACACCGTGAACAAGGCGCACGGCGCGGGCCTGTCGGCCTGCTCGGGCCTGATCGCGGGCATGGGCGAGAGCGACGAGGACCTGGTCGACGTGGTGTTCGCGCTGCGCGAGCTGGACCCGGACTCGGTGCCGGTGAACTTCCTGATCCCGTTCGAGGGCACCCCGCTCGCCGAGGAGTGGAACCTCACCCCGCAGCGCTGCCTGCGCGTGCTGGCGATGGTCCGGTTCGTCTGCCCGGACATCGAGGTGCGGATCGCGGGCGGCCGCGAGGTGCACCTGCGTTCGATGCAGCCGCTGGGCCTGCACATCGCCAACTCGATCTTCCTGGGCGACTACCTGACCAGCGAGGGCCAGGCCGGGCAGGCCGACCTCGACATGATCAAGGACGCCGGTTTCGAGGTGGAGGGCGCCGAGCAGACCACCCTCCCCCGCCACCGCGCCCGCGCCGCCGCGGGCTGCGGCGGCCACCGGGAGGAGGACGCCTGCGGCACCGGCGGCGGCTGCGGCCCGTGCGGCGGCCACGGCGCGGCCCCGGACGCCACCGCGGCCCCGGAGACCGTCGCGGCCCCGACCGCCGGGGACACCGGGGACGAGGCGCGCACCGACCTGGTCCGGGTGCGCCGTCGCGGCGCCGGCACCGAGCTGGCCCCGAACGCCTGA
- a CDS encoding glycoside hydrolase family 11 protein, with translation MAVAAVLVIPTSANADTTVSSNSTGTNNGYFYSFWSQNSGQAAMTLGSGGQYSTTWNNVTNFVAGKGWNPGTTDAVTYSGTFNCNGNCYLSLYGWTTNPLIEYYIVDNYGNYNPSSGATKLGSVVSDGSTYDLYSTQRTDAPSIEGDHSNFTQFWAIRQSKRTGGTITVSNFFTAWAKAGLNLGTPNYEILATEGYGSSGSSNITVSHGTGGGTGSPSPSPSASASPSPSPSGSTGGGTGSGCTATFANASDWGSGFTGAVTVKNNGSTATKGWKVTMTYAGNQTVTNLWSGSYSQSGKVVTVTNAAYNGAVPAGGSTGFGFNADYSGANAAPTLACTAS, from the coding sequence ATGGCCGTCGCGGCCGTGCTGGTCATCCCCACGTCCGCGAACGCCGACACGACCGTCTCGTCGAACAGCACCGGCACCAACAACGGGTACTTCTACTCGTTCTGGAGCCAGAACAGCGGCCAGGCCGCCATGACCCTGGGCTCCGGCGGCCAATACAGCACCACGTGGAACAACGTCACCAACTTCGTCGCCGGCAAGGGCTGGAACCCGGGCACGACCGACGCCGTGACCTACTCGGGCACGTTCAACTGCAACGGCAACTGCTACCTGTCGCTGTACGGGTGGACCACCAACCCGCTCATCGAGTACTACATCGTCGACAACTACGGCAACTACAACCCGAGTTCGGGCGCCACCAAGCTGGGCTCGGTGGTCAGCGACGGCAGCACGTACGACCTGTACTCGACGCAGCGCACCGACGCCCCGTCCATCGAGGGGGACCACTCGAACTTCACCCAGTTCTGGGCGATCCGGCAGTCGAAGCGCACCGGCGGCACCATCACCGTCTCCAACTTCTTCACCGCGTGGGCGAAGGCGGGCCTGAACCTGGGCACCCCGAACTACGAGATCCTGGCCACCGAGGGCTACGGCAGCAGCGGCAGCTCCAACATCACGGTCAGCCACGGCACCGGCGGCGGCACCGGCAGCCCGTCGCCCAGCCCGTCCGCCAGCGCCAGCCCGTCGCCCAGCCCGTCCGGCAGCACCGGCGGCGGCACCGGCAGCGGCTGCACCGCGACCTTCGCCAACGCGTCCGACTGGGGCTCCGGCTTCACCGGCGCGGTGACCGTCAAGAACAACGGGTCCACCGCCACCAAGGGCTGGAAGGTCACCATGACCTACGCCGGCAACCAGACGGTCACCAACCTCTGGAGCGGCAGCTACAGCCAGTCCGGCAAGGTCGTCACGGTGACCAACGCCGCCTACAACGGCGCCGTCCCGGCGGGCGGCAGCACCGGCTTCGGCTTCAACGCCGACTACAGCGGCGCCAACGCCGCCCCGACCCTCGCCTGCACCGCGAGCTGA
- a CDS encoding class I SAM-dependent methyltransferase — MALLFRVMVSHSPVNAPARPSRTALMSAAARAAHLLVDRPPVILADTAAGTLLGEQAEELLSYHRSFGDHPVLAGARTAALTRARFVEDRLAELADRGTDQYVLLGAGLDTFAYRSELASRVRVFEVDRPDVQRWKRELLDAAGLLASGAVAFVPVDLEGGGGRGELLAGLVAAGFDPDRPALVAWLGVTVYLGLDAIRETLAAVGALAPGSELVAEHLLPPGRRDEAGQAYAEQVAQAAAQGGEPWRTFLGVEEMDALLLAAGLRPLAYLRQHDTVPAELWRRTDALRPFELSVLARAEVPPR; from the coding sequence TTGGCATTACTGTTCCGGGTCATGGTCAGTCATTCGCCCGTGAACGCGCCCGCCCGTCCCAGCCGGACGGCCCTGATGTCCGCCGCCGCCCGCGCCGCCCACCTCCTGGTCGACCGCCCGCCCGTGATCCTCGCCGACACCGCGGCCGGAACGCTGCTCGGCGAGCAGGCCGAGGAACTGCTCTCCTACCACCGCTCGTTCGGCGACCACCCGGTCCTGGCCGGGGCCCGGACGGCGGCGCTCACCCGGGCCCGGTTCGTCGAGGACCGCCTCGCCGAGCTCGCCGACCGCGGCACCGACCAGTACGTGCTGCTGGGGGCCGGGCTGGACACCTTCGCCTACCGGTCCGAACTCGCCTCCCGCGTCAGGGTGTTCGAGGTCGACCGGCCGGACGTCCAACGGTGGAAGCGCGAACTGCTCGACGCCGCGGGCCTCTTGGCCTCCGGCGCCGTCGCGTTCGTCCCGGTCGACCTGGAAGGCGGCGGCGGGCGCGGCGAGTTGCTGGCGGGCCTGGTCGCGGCCGGGTTCGACCCGGACCGGCCGGCGCTGGTGGCCTGGCTCGGCGTGACCGTGTACCTCGGCCTCGACGCGATCCGCGAGACCCTGGCGGCCGTCGGCGCACTCGCCCCGGGCAGCGAACTGGTCGCCGAGCACCTGCTCCCGCCCGGCCGACGCGACGAGGCCGGGCAGGCGTACGCCGAGCAGGTGGCGCAGGCCGCCGCGCAGGGCGGCGAGCCGTGGCGGACCTTCCTCGGCGTCGAGGAGATGGACGCCCTGCTGCTCGCCGCCGGCCTGCGCCCGCTGGCGTACCTGCGCCAGCACGACACCGTCCCCGCCGAACTCTGGCGGCGCACCGACGCGTTGCGGCCGTTCGAGCTCTCGGTACTGGCCCGCGCCGAAGTCCCGCCCCGCTAG